CCGGGTGAATCTGGGGGCCGGACTGGAAGCCCGGGCGCTGAACAAACCATAGGCCAGCGTTTGCGCAAACATGTCGGCGAACTCGTGAATGGCAGCGGGGGTGTCGGCGGCGAGTTCTGGCAAAAGCGTGCTGGCAAAGGCGGCCCGCCAATCGGCCAGTTGTTGGGAAGCGCGGCCGGTCTGAAACGCTTCCACAATGATGTTGCGGATCAAATGGGTCAGCCGGGCGAGCCGATGGGCGAGTTCCTCAGCCGAGGCGATGTCCAGCGGGCGTTGGTTGAGAAACCCGCGCAGCAGTTCCAAGACCTTGGCTTGTTCGGCTGCGGTGGTCGGGACCAACTTGCCGATGGAAACCGGGTTGGCCAGTCGGGCGGAAATGCGCCGCTCGCCGTGGACATACCAGCGGAATTCCAAATAGTCGGTCAGGATCAGATTGGGCAACGCGTCCCGATAACGCTTGAGTTGCTCAGATTGTTCCACTTCATCCAGATCCGCGCCGAGGTCTTTGGCCTCGATGTATCCCAGGGTGAAATGATTGGGGGGCTGGCTGATAACATAATCCGGCGCGCCGCATGCGGAACGTTTTGGCTCGTTGGTTGCTGTCACCTGTGTTTGCAAACCCTCCACGAACTCCTTGAGCGCGGGGCGGTGCGTATGCTCGGTGGCATTGTGCTGCCGGCAGGCTCGCTCCAGCGCTTCCAGATATTCGGTAGCGATCATAATAGTGTCAGACGAATCGGCACGGCTCAGGAGCGTAATCCAAGACTGCGGACGGGTCAAACTATTCACGCCACACTTTTTCCACGCTTCCCGCTTGCCATGCTATTGTTTCTGATGCATTGATAGGGGGGTTGGTTGTGCCAGATTGGCGCATGGTAAAATGAATAAAGCAATGTTACTGATCGTGGACGATGAGAAAACGACGCGGGAAGGACTCCGGGCCGCGTTGGAAGATCGTTACGATGTGTATGTGGCTGAGGATGCTGCAATGGCCATGGAATTGTTGGAACGCGATCATTTCGACGTGCTTCTGACTGATTTTCGGTTGCCCAATGAGGATGGGATGAAGTTAATCACCCGGGCCAAATCCCTTTCCAAACCACCGGTCTGCATCCTGATGACGGCTTACGGTTCCGAGGAACTGGCGGTGGACGCGATGAAACGGGGTGCTGATGACTATATCGCCAAGGGGCGCCTGCAGATTGACGAGTTGGAGATGCGCATTGCCCGGTCGCTTCGGCAACAGAATTTGGAGACGGAAAACACCACGTTGCGCCAGCAGTTGGATAGCAAGTTCGGGCTGGAAAATATCATCGGTGAATCAGGCGTCATGCGGGAGGTCTTTGACTGCGTGCGCCAAGTGGCGCCCACGCGCGCCACGGTCTTGATTCATGGTGAAAGCGGTACCGGTAAGGAATTGATAGCCAAGGCGTTACACCAACTCAGTCCACGTTCTCGGCAGCCTTTGGTCACCGTGCATTGCGCCGGGTTGCCAGCGACGCTGATCGAAAGTGAATTGTTTGGCCACGAGAAAGGAGCGTTTACCGGGGCGCATGAGCGGCGGGTGGGGCGTGTCGAATTGGCGCAAGGCGGCACCTTGTTCCTGGACGAAATTGGCGAGATTGATGCCACCACCCAAGTGAAGTTGCTACGGTTCCTCGGGGAGCGCACCTTCGAACGGCTAGGGTCCAGCAAACCCTTGACAGCGGATGTGCGCCTGGTGACCGCCACCAACAAAAACCTGGCTGAGATGGTCAAAGCCGGCACGTTCCGCGAAGACCTGTATTTCCGGTTGCGCGTGGTGGAAATCAACCTGCCGCCGCTACGCGAGCGCCGGGGGGACATTCCCAAGTTGGCATTGGCATTTCTCAAGGAGTTTGCGCGGGAAAACGGGCGGCGGGTGGCCGATTTTACGCCGGAGGCGATCGACGCATTGATGCGCCATTCCTGGCCGGGCAACGTGCGCGAATTGCGCACCACCATTGAACATGCCGTGGTGTTTTGCCGGGAGGATAAAATCAGCGCGCGTGATCTGCCAGCGTCGGTGCGGGAAGGGGAGGTCACGGTTCCGGCCCCGCCCCGGAGCGAGGCGCCGCTGGATCCGCCGGATCTCACCGTGAAGAACGCCGAGAAACAGTTGATGATCCGGGCGTTGCGGGAAACCGACGGGAACCGCAGCGAAGCGGCCCGCCGGATCGGCATGAGCCGCCGGACCTTTTACCGCAAACTTCAAACTTACGATTTGGAAAAATATTAATTCATTAACTTATGTTTGGCCTGCAACACTGGATTCATCATTGGAGCGCGGGGCGCGGGGCGCACTATCTGAAGTTTCTGGTGCTGCTGTTGGGGGTCACGGCGCTGGCGGTGGTGTATGACTTTCGCGCCTACCGGGGATTTGCCACCATCGAGGCGATGGACACCGCGCAACTGGCGCGCAACCTTGCCGAAGGCAAGGGCTATACCACGCTATGCATCCGCCCCTTCAGCCTGTGTCTGCTCCAGAAGCACGCCAACCAGGATTTGGAGGACCTCTTGCGCCGGTTGCCGCCGGATCGGACCAAATGGACTCCGGACCAGCAGGCCAAAGCGGATGCGCTGGTGAAGCCCGCGCAATTGACCACGCCGCATCCCGACATCAGCAATCCGCCGGGATATCCCTTCGCGCTGGCGGGACTGATGCTGCTGGTGCCGTTTGAGTACACCATTGACCCCTCGGTACGTTTCCAGATGTATCAGCCCGAACTCGTGATCGCGATCTTTAACCAGATATTGTTTTTCCTGGCGGTGTGGATGCTGGTGGGCCTCGCCCGGCGTCTGCTGGATGATACCGCTGCATGGTTCTGCGCGCTGACGGTGCTGGGATCGGAATTATGGTGGCGGTTCACCCTCTCCGGGCATTCGACCGTGTTGTTACTGGTGATTTTTCTGGGGATTGTCTGGTGCCTGGTCTGGCTCGAACATGGAGCCGAGCAATTGATGAACATCTGGAAGATGCTGTTGCTGGCGGTGGTGCTTGGCGGTCTGGCCGGTGCCGGGATGTTGACACGTTACGCGTTTGGCTGGCTGCTGATCCCGGTGCTGTTGTTCATGGGCAGCTTTTTGGGGACGCGCCGATTACTGCTGTGCGGGGTCACGTGCGTCGTGTTTTGCGCCACCGTCAGTCCCTGGCTGGCGCGCAATTATGAGCTGACCGGAACGTTGTTTGGCACGGCGGGCTACAGTGTGCATGAGGGCACCTATAGTTTTCCAGACACCCGTCTGGTGCGTTCCGCGGACCCGGATTTCAGCCGGGTGGATGTGAGTGATATTCCGGATAAACTCTTGACAAATTTACGAACCATGGTGACCAACGATCTGCCGCGCTTCGGCGGCAGTTGGGTCACGGCGTTCTTTTTGGTGGGACTGCTGTTGCCGTTCAAAAGCACCTCGCTCTCCCGCCTGCGGTATTTCCTGGCCTTTTGCCTCCTGACGTTCATCCTGGCCCAGTGCCTCGGCCGCACGCATCTGAGCGAGGAATCCCCCGAGGTGAACAGCGAAAACCTATTGATCATCCTGGCCCCGCTGGTGTTTCTTTACGGCACCGCCTTGTTCTTCGTGCTGGTCAGCCAGTCGCGCATTGGCGGGTGGGAAGTGCGTCCGGTCTTTATGGCAGCCTACCTCGGCATGGCTTGGTTGCCGCTGGGGCTGGGGCTCTCCGCGCGCACCTCGCCGGTGGCTTACCCCCCCTATAACCCGCCGGTGATCCAGACCGTGTCGCATTGGATGCAGCCGGGGGACCTGATGATGAGCGACATGCCTTGGGCGGTGGCTTGGTATGGACACCGCACCTGCCTGTGGCTATCCCTAAACTCCGAGCAGGAATTTCAATTTCTGCACAAACAGCGACGCATCAATGCGTTGTATTTGACCGCCCGAACCTTGGATAATCGGTTTATCACCCAGTGGGTGCGCGGCGAAAACCAAGGCTGGGGCGCCTTCATTGCGGAATCCTTGTTGCGCCGCGAAGTGCCCGAGGGTTTCCCCCTGACCAAGGCGTTTGCGGACCTGTTTCCCGAACAACTATTCCTGGCGGACCGCGCCCGATGGAAGCAGCCATAAAGCCGGACTCAATGGAAGAGGCTTTCAGTTTGGTGACAAACTCTTTTCATCCAGTTCAGACTCAAAAAAAATTAAAAATATCGTTTGACAGCTTTCGGATGGGAGGCTAAAAGAGTTCCGGTTAATATAATTTGTGGGCAAGAACGAGACGAATTTTTTATGAATAAAGTAATCGTATCAGTTGGGTTGGTTGCGCTTAGCGCCGGTGGATTGCAGGCCATGAACTCATTAGCACTGAATCCCGTTCAATCATCACGATGGTGGAGCGCCTCCGTGGCGCTGCGCGGCTTCTATGATGATAATTATGTGTCCCGCTATAGCGGTAGTGAGACGGATAATGGGCGCAAAGGCAGCTTCGGTTTGGAAGTGCAGCCATCTATCTTCATCCATAAGGATTTAGAGGCCACCACCATATCGGCTGGATATACCTATGGTTTTCACCATCAGGAACGCCGTGGCACCAGTGACCACTATCACCTGTTCAACGCCAGTGTGGTGCATAAGGTCTCGGACATCTCCACGTTGACGGTAACGGAATACTTTGCCATTGCGCAAGAGCCACAAATATTGAACCAAGATCAGGGGGGTGGTCTTCAGCAGCGCACGGATGGCAGCAATATTCGCAATACCGGTTCCGTTGAGTGGCGCAGCAAGATGAGCGACCAATTGGGTTACACGCTTGGGTATGCCAATACCTTGTTTTCATATCACGACAACAACCATAACTGGGTAACCCCTCCCGGTGGAACTCCTCCCAATTCGTATGCGGCCAAGCTGAATCGCATGGAACAGTTGCCTTCTGTGTCGCTGCGGTACGATGTGAAGACGGACACCACCGCGCTGGTCGGGTATCAATTTCAGGATGTATCTTATACGGAGAGTCGGGACATATTGGCACAGTGGGTGGACGGTGCTGGCAATGTGCGGACCTATATGCCCGATGCCCGTGATAGTCGCAGTCATTTCTACTTTGTCGGATTGGAACACACGTTCAATCCCAAGCTGAGTGGCTGGCTTCGCGTTGGGGCGATGACGGTTAGTTACATCCGCCAAAACACTCCCACGCGCACCAATCCTTATGCCGACCTTGCGGCTTCCTACCGATATGCAGAAGGTTCGATGCTGCAATTGGGATTCCGCCATACTCGTTCAGCCACTGATTTGGCCGGGGCTCAACCCGGGACTGGCAGCCTTACGATGGACCAGGAGACCAGCATGGCGTATTTGAGCCTTAATCATGAAGTGACTAAGAAACTCTCAGTCAATGGCATGCTTTCCGCTCAGTATGGTGCTTTCCGTGGTGGTCCTTACGAGAATACCCACGAGCGCAGCTTAAATGCGAGTTTGGGTGGGGCGTATCAGTTTAACCGGAATTTAAGCCTTGAGGCCGGTTATAACTTCGATGTCGTGCCCTCTGATTTGCCAGCCGCTCCAGGTGAGCAGCGTGCCTATCATCGGAATTATTTCTGGCTGGGGATTAAAGCTACCTTATAAGCCACGCAATCGATTTGGCGAGATGGGAGGCTGGAGAAAAATAATCTAGCCTCCCTTTAATTTTAGTCATTATGGACAATAGTAAAGGTTATTCTGTTCAAGCTGCTCCTGAGACCAAGCTGCATTTCTTGGATTATTGGCGTATTATACGGGTGCGCAAGACAGTGATTTTTGCTGTTTTCCTGCTGGTCGTCATGACCACCACCATGGTGACATTCTTTCTCACCGAATCGTATTCGAGCACGGCGCGCATTGAGGTGGACAAAGACACCTTGGACGTGGAGGGGTTGGGCGGCGGCCGCCAAGCCGCTTCGGGATT
This portion of the Verrucomicrobiota bacterium genome encodes:
- a CDS encoding glycosyltransferase family 39 protein, with product MFGLQHWIHHWSAGRGAHYLKFLVLLLGVTALAVVYDFRAYRGFATIEAMDTAQLARNLAEGKGYTTLCIRPFSLCLLQKHANQDLEDLLRRLPPDRTKWTPDQQAKADALVKPAQLTTPHPDISNPPGYPFALAGLMLLVPFEYTIDPSVRFQMYQPELVIAIFNQILFFLAVWMLVGLARRLLDDTAAWFCALTVLGSELWWRFTLSGHSTVLLLVIFLGIVWCLVWLEHGAEQLMNIWKMLLLAVVLGGLAGAGMLTRYAFGWLLIPVLLFMGSFLGTRRLLLCGVTCVVFCATVSPWLARNYELTGTLFGTAGYSVHEGTYSFPDTRLVRSADPDFSRVDVSDIPDKLLTNLRTMVTNDLPRFGGSWVTAFFLVGLLLPFKSTSLSRLRYFLAFCLLTFILAQCLGRTHLSEESPEVNSENLLIILAPLVFLYGTALFFVLVSQSRIGGWEVRPVFMAAYLGMAWLPLGLGLSARTSPVAYPPYNPPVIQTVSHWMQPGDLMMSDMPWAVAWYGHRTCLWLSLNSEQEFQFLHKQRRINALYLTARTLDNRFITQWVRGENQGWGAFIAESLLRREVPEGFPLTKAFADLFPEQLFLADRARWKQP
- a CDS encoding outer membrane beta-barrel protein encodes the protein MNSLALNPVQSSRWWSASVALRGFYDDNYVSRYSGSETDNGRKGSFGLEVQPSIFIHKDLEATTISAGYTYGFHHQERRGTSDHYHLFNASVVHKVSDISTLTVTEYFAIAQEPQILNQDQGGGLQQRTDGSNIRNTGSVEWRSKMSDQLGYTLGYANTLFSYHDNNHNWVTPPGGTPPNSYAAKLNRMEQLPSVSLRYDVKTDTTALVGYQFQDVSYTESRDILAQWVDGAGNVRTYMPDARDSRSHFYFVGLEHTFNPKLSGWLRVGAMTVSYIRQNTPTRTNPYADLAASYRYAEGSMLQLGFRHTRSATDLAGAQPGTGSLTMDQETSMAYLSLNHEVTKKLSVNGMLSAQYGAFRGGPYENTHERSLNASLGGAYQFNRNLSLEAGYNFDVVPSDLPAAPGEQRAYHRNYFWLGIKATL
- a CDS encoding sigma-54 dependent transcriptional regulator, with amino-acid sequence MNKAMLLIVDDEKTTREGLRAALEDRYDVYVAEDAAMAMELLERDHFDVLLTDFRLPNEDGMKLITRAKSLSKPPVCILMTAYGSEELAVDAMKRGADDYIAKGRLQIDELEMRIARSLRQQNLETENTTLRQQLDSKFGLENIIGESGVMREVFDCVRQVAPTRATVLIHGESGTGKELIAKALHQLSPRSRQPLVTVHCAGLPATLIESELFGHEKGAFTGAHERRVGRVELAQGGTLFLDEIGEIDATTQVKLLRFLGERTFERLGSSKPLTADVRLVTATNKNLAEMVKAGTFREDLYFRLRVVEINLPPLRERRGDIPKLALAFLKEFARENGRRVADFTPEAIDALMRHSWPGNVRELRTTIEHAVVFCREDKISARDLPASVREGEVTVPAPPRSEAPLDPPDLTVKNAEKQLMIRALRETDGNRSEAARRIGMSRRTFYRKLQTYDLEKY